Within Sphingomonas piscis, the genomic segment CGAATATGTCGCCCGCACGCCGGGGACCGCCGCCCGCCTGACATTCTCCACCGCACAGCCGGCATGACACGCGCCCCTTCATCGGCTGCACAATGGCGCGTGTTCACGAGGCTTCACATGCGCGTCGCCGCGCTCGCGCTGCTGGCCGTCGCACCGCCGTCCGCCGCGCGCGAGCCCGGCAACGGCATCACCCGACCTGTCGTCCTTCCTCCGTTCGATCCCGCCGCCCGCGCCTGCACCAGGCCCCGCGGCCTTCGGAACGAGCTCGTCTTCGTCCAGGATAATGAGCGCGAATTCGTGCAGGGCATCGCGCGCGGCCTGGCGGTCGCCGCTTCGGACCGGGGGCTCGCCTATCGCGTGGTCCGCTCGAACAACAACGCCGCCCTGATGATCCGGCAGGTGAACGGCCTCAACGCCCAAAAGGCCGGCGCGATCGTCGTCGCGCCGATCGACCCGCCCTCGCTGAGCCCGAGCCTCCGGCGCGCCATCCGGGGCGGCGCTTATGTCGGGGCGATCGTGCCGCCGCCGGCAACCACCATCCTGAACGCGCCGCAATATCAGACCGGCAAGGTGCTTGCGGAGGCGGCCGCCGCGCACATTCGCACCCGGCTGGGCGGCAAGGCCAAGGTAGTCCTGCTGACCCACGACAATCTGCAATTCCTAGCGCCGCGCTTCACCGCGATGCGGGATACGCTGCGGCGGCTGCCCGGCGTCACCATCGTCGCCGACATCTCCCCCGTCACCGTCGATCGCGCCGGCGGTCACCGCACCATGAAGATGATCCTTCTGGCCCATCCCAGGGTCGACGTGGTCCTCGGCGCCGACACGGTGGTGCTGGGCGCGCTCGACGCGCTGCGGCAGGCGCGCAAGGCTCGGCCGGACCAGTTCCTCGGCGGCATCGACGGAGAACGTGCGGCCGTCGCCGAACTGAAGAAGGCGGGCAGCCCCTACAAGGCCAGCATCAGCCTCGCCTCTCCCATCTTCGGCTACGCCATGGGCCGGTTCGCGTCCGACTGGCTGAGCGGGAAGTCGGTCCCCCAGGCCATGGACATCCTGCCCAAGGCCCTCACCATCGCCAACATCGCGCAGTACGAGCGCGACGTCGCCGACCCCAGGGCCGTCTATGCCGACCCCCGGCGCCGATATTCCTACCTCCGGATGTACGGCAACATCTGCTCCGACACGCGGGATCGGTATCTGAACTTCCCCTGGTCGTCGGAAAGGAAGTGACACCGAGCGCAGCGAAGCGATTGCGCAGCAATCGTTAGCAGCGCGAAGAGTTGTCACGCGCCGGCCGGCGGGGCGCGTAGCCTAAAGCGTAGCGAACCCGTTCCACGTCACGGATTCACTCCGTGACGGCTTCTTCCCTGATCTCGTCAGTCTGTCGATCCCATGGATCACAACAAACTCCCCTGCTTCCGCCCGCTCTCATCCTCCCGCTTCGCTCGCTTCACGCTTGCGGGATCAACAAACGGGATATCCGGCTTCTTGCCCTGGAACAGCTCGGCCAGCGTGATGATCTGCAACTTCGGATAAGTTCGCCCCCACTCATCCGTGAAACGCCCCACAGCCGCCGCTTCCGTCTCCATCGGCCGCGTCGGGTTCACGGCGGTGATGAACACCCCAATGGGCGCTTTCTCCCGCTCCATGGCGCTGTGCAGGTCGCGGATCATGTTGACCGAGACATTGTTGCCGCCCTTTACCGACACCAGCGCCTTTTCGGTCCTTTTGCCGTCGGGCTTGAAGTAGATGATGCCGTCGATCCCGCCGTCGGCACCCTTCTTCTTGCCGCCGAACGGCAGCGCATCGACCATCGACACCGCCCACCACTGAAACTGATATTTGTCGCGGATGGCGAGGTCCTGCGCCGAGGCGAGATCCTTGGGCGTGCCGTGCACTTCGAAAGCGATACCAGGAAAGGCGTCCTTGAGGCGCTTCTCTATCAAACTGATGGCGAGGTGGGTCACGTCAATGCCGATCCACTGGCGCCCGAGCTTTTGCGCCGCGTGGACGGCGGTCCCGCAACCGCAGAAAGGGTCGAGAATGACATCGCCTTCCTTGACGATGCAGCAATGATGCGCTCCAGAAGCGCTACCGGCTTCTGTGTGGGATATCCCAAACGTTCGTGCCCGGCTGATGGCCCAATGTCGCTCCACTCGTTCTGCAGGGGAACACCGGGCATCTCATCTAAGTAGCGCTTGAATCTTGGAACTCCGGTCCCTGAGTATCCGATCCGCCCCTCTTCGGCCATTCGACGCATATTCTCTAAAGAGTATGCCCAGATACGACCCTTGTAGGGCTTCGATCCAACATATTCCCAACCATCCTTCGGGGTCAGATGCTCCGAAGTTAAATCGTGCTGCCAATCACCGCCCGCCGGCCGCTTGGCACGCCATTCATAAAGTGTGTCTCCGCCGGGTTTCGCCGCTGTAAGGTTATCCAGCTGAAAACGGCGACCGGTTTCGGGATCAACGTTCTTATACGATGTTTCAATGTACGATTGGCTATATGGAGTGAAGATCCAGTTCCAGGTGTATTGGGATGTCTTCGTGTAGAAGAATATCACGTCCCGAATGTTGCCGTACTGAGTTCTGCCTTGTTTCGCATCACTGTGGGCGGTCGTGCGTCTCCAGCTAATTTCTGACCGGTAGTTCTCAGATCTGAATACAGCATCCAATAGCAACTTTAAATAATGCGACGCCGTCGGATCGCAGTGAAGGTACAAGCTCCCGGTCGGCTTCAGCACCCGATGCAACTCGATCAGCCGCACCGCCATCATGGCGAGATACGCCATCATGTCATTCTCGCCGAGGAACGTGCGCATGGCGCGCAGCAGCTCGGCGGCATCGGTATTACCGCTGCGGATCACCTGGTCGAAGGCGTCCTCCGCCTTGTCGTTCCAGTGCCAGGTGTCCTCGAACGCCTCGATCTGCGCGTCCGAGCCGTCGCCGGTCTTCGACTTGAACAGTATGTTGTAGTTGGCGTTCGAATTGAACGGCGGGTCGAGGTAGATGAGATCGACGCTCTCGCTTGCGATATGCTCGCGCAGTACGTCGAGATTGTCCCCGTAAAAAAGCTTGTTCGTCACGCACTTCCCCGCCCCGAGTGCCTCAACCGTAGCAAGCCCGTCACGGGAGTAAATCCCGTGACGTCGGACGGGATCGGTCAGCTTGCCTGACCGCCCCGCCGGCCGGCACTGCATGGCTCTACGCGCTGCTTCCCGGTTGCTTTCGCAACCGCTCAGCTGCGCTCGGCATTTCGTGCTGTCCTACACCCCTCCCCGCGTGCCACACTCCACCCGCACAGGAGGAACCCGCATGCCCACCAGCTTTCTCGGCCTGTTCCTGGTCTCGACCGCGCTCTCCCTTGCCGCCACCTTCACGGTGCTCGGTCTCAGGAAGCTCGTCCGCACGGCCTATCCGCCGCGCCGCAGACCGATCGAACTGCCTCGGGCCTGACGATCGGAAAGCGACACCATCAAACCCCGCCAGAACGTCAACCGTGTAAACTTCCCCTTAGCAAAAGTCCTACAGCCACCTCTTTCAGGGCCGCAGATGCGGCGAAGTTGACGAAGGTCACATTTCAGCCCTCCTCCGCTCCCGCGGCAAACCCGCGCAGACCGCCGAATGCGTGACCTTCGCCGCTCCCTTCACTTTTGCCGCCATTTGCTGTAGTGGCGCCCGCATCCAGGACATCGTCATGGGAATCGCTGTGGGAGGCTGAGCTTCGGCTTGGCCGCTTGAACCACTAAACTTCAAACCGGGGCAAAGTACCACTTTGGCCCGAACTCGAGAGTGATATGGCAAAGAAAATCACCGGCTACATCAAGCTGCAGGTGCCTGCGGGCGCCGCCAATCCGTCGCCGCCGATCGGCCCTGCTTTGGGTCAGCGCGGCGTCAACATCATGGAATTCTGCAAGGCGTTCAACGCCGCGACCGGCGACCAGGAAAAAGGCATGCCGATCCCGACGGTGATCACCGTCTATGCGGACCGCTCCTTCTCCTTCGCGACCAAGACTCCGCCGGCCTCCTTCCTTTTGAAGAAGGCCGCGAACCTCAAGTCGGGCTCCAAGGAGCCGGGCAAGGTGTCGGCGGGCACGATCAAGCGGTCCAAGCTGGCCGAGATCGCCGAAACCAAGATGAAGGACCTCAACGCGAACGACATTGAGGCCGCGACCAAGATCATCGAAGGCTCCGCTCGCGCGATGGGCCTCCAGGTTGTGGAGGGCTAACACCATGGCAAAGCTGACCAAGAAGCAGAAGAACCAGGCATCCGCGGTCGACCGCGACAAGCTGTACGGCGTCGATGAGGCGCTGGGCATCGTCAAGGCGAACGCCACCTCCAAGTTCGACGAAACCGTCGAAGTGGCGCTGAACCTGGGCGTCGATCCCCGCCATGCGGACCAGATGGTGCGCGGCGTGGTGAACCTGCCCAAGGGCACCGGCAAGACAGTGCGCGTCGCCGTGTTCGCCAAGGGCGCCAAGGCCGAGGAAGCGACCAAGGCGGGTGCCGACGTCGTCGGTGCCGAGGACCTGATGGAGACTATCCAGGGCGGAACCATCGACTTCGACCGCGTGATCGCGACCCCCGACATGATGGGCGTCGTCGGCCGCTTGGGTAAGGTGCTTGGTCCCAAGGGCCTGATGCCGAACCCGAAGCTCGGCACCGTCACCATGGACGTCACCAAGGCGGTGACGGACGCCAAGTCCGGCCAGATCGAGTTCCGCGTCGAGAAGGCGGGCATCATCCACGCCGGCATCGGCAAGGCGAGCTTCCCCGCGGAGGACCTCAAGGCCAACTATGACGCGTTCGTCGACGCGATCCTGAAGGCCAAGCCGACGGGCTCCAAGGGCAAGTATCTCAAGAAGGCCAGCATCAGCTCGACCATGGGTCCGGGCGTGAAGGTCGAGATCGGCGAGATTGCCGGCGCTTAAGAAAAGCTAACCTTCATCAACTGTTCAGGGAGGAGCTCCGGCCAAGGTCGGGGCTCCTCTTTTGCATCCAGGCAGGTGTGTCGGCGATGCAACACTTTTTGAAAGCATGCCGCACGTGCGAAACTCTGTTCGCCGTAGCGGGTTTGGACCTCCGTCTTCACTAACGAAGCAAGAGGTTATTTAAATGAAGAAGTTTCTCTTGGCCGCTGCCGCTACGGCAGCGCTTGCCGCACCTGCGGCTGCCCGTGACGGGTCGCCCTATGTCGGTATCGAAGGCGGTCTGCTGCTGCCCCGCGACGTCAATGGCGATGCATTCGTCGACAACGTCCGCACGGTTGGCGCTGGCGCCGACTTCAGCGACGGCGGTGCGTTCGAGCATAACCTGAAGCGCGGTTGGGACGTCGATGTCATCGGCGGTTACGACTTCGGTGCCTTCCGCCTTGAAGGCGAACTCGGCTGGAAGCGTGCGAAGCGCGAAGGCCTAAACCCGGACGGCAGCTTTCTTGGCTCGCTGAACACCGGCCTCAACCGTCCCTCGGTTGCTCCGGATCCCGGCGCGCCGGGCCTCGCGGCATTCACCGCCGACGACTTCGACGACGTTGACGGCAAGGTTTCCGTCCGCTCGGCGATGGTCAACGCGCTCGTCGATTTCGGCGCTGACGACGGTCTGTCCTTCTACGGCGGCGTCGGCGCGGGTCGTGCTTGGGCGAAGGCACTCAACGATAGCGACAGCGCCTGGGCGTTCCAGGGCATCCTGGGCCTCCGCACCGCGGTTAGCGAGAACATCGACCTGGGTCTGAAGTATCGCTACTTCCGCACCGGCCGCATGGGCTTCGTCGGTGGTCCAATCACCCTCGCGGGCAATCCGGACTCGGTGTTCGGCGGAACCTACTCCAACATCACGCCGACCCTGAACGACCGCTTCCGCTCGCACTCGCTGCTGGCGTCGCTGACGTTCAACTTCGGTGCGCCTGTTGAGCCGGCCCCGGTGGTCGCAGCGCCGCCGCCCCCGCCGGCCGCTCCGGCCACTCAGACCTGCCCGGACGGCAGCGTCGTTCTGGCGACTGACGTCTGCCCGGCGCCGCCGCCCCCGCCGCCGCCGGCTCCGGCTCCGGCTGGCGAACGCGGCTAAGCTTCACGGCTTTGCTTCAAGGAGACCCCGGACGAGCGACCCTCGTCCGGGGTCTTTCTTTATGGTGCCTACCGTTCGTCGAAAAGCTTTTGGTTTCCGTTTCTTAGGGCGTAGCGAGAGGCAAGATCTCTCGGAGTGACCACCCTCATGAATGTTCGTCCGCTGCTTGCCCTGTCCGTTGCCGCCGCCGCTCTGCTCGCCGCACCTCAGCAATCCGCCGCAGCGCCCGACACGGTGGACGCCAGCCTTCCGACGCAATTGCCGCGCGAAGCGGTGCCGAGCCATTACGCAATCACCGTCACCCCGAACGCACCCAAGCTGACGTTCGACGCCAATGTGCTGATCGACCTTCAGGTGGTGAAACCGACCCGTAGCTTGACGCTCAACGCAGCCGACCTGTCATTCCGCAAGGTCAGCATCAGCGGCGCGGCACAGGCCACCGGCCGTGCCAAGACCAATGCCGATGCGCAGACCGCGACCTTCGACTTCGGGCGTACGCTTGCTCCCGGCAAGTACCGGCTGGCAGTCGATTATTCGGGCAAGATCAACACGCAGGCCAACGGACTGTTCGCGCTCGACTATAAGAACAAGGAGGGCAAGGACGCCCGGTCCTTGTTTACTCAGTTCGAGGCTCCGGACGCGCGGCGGTTCGTACCGAGCTGGGATGAACCGGATTACAAGGCGACGTTCGACCTCACCGCCCGTGTGCCCGCCGCCGAGACGGCGGTCAGCAACATGCCGGTAGCGACCAGCCGCACGATTGCCGGCGGGCTGAAGGAGTATCGCTTCCAGACCTCGCCGGTCATGTCATCCTACCTGCTGTTCTTCGCGCAGGGTGATTTCGAGCGGATCGCGAAGAAGGTCGGTGACCGCGAAGTCGGGATCGTCGTTTCCCGCGGCAACGGCGACAAGGCACGCTACGCGCTCGACGCGGAAGCGCAGTTGCTCCCCTATTTCGACGATTACTTCGGCGTGCCCTACCCGCTGCCCAAGCTCGACAATGTGGCCGGTCCGGGACAGTCGCAATTCTTCGGCGCGATGGAGAATTGGGGCGCCATCTTCACCTTCGAGAAGATCCTCCTGAACGACCCTGCGATCACTACCGAGCGCGACCGGCAGGCGATCTTTTCCGTCGAGGCGCACGAAATGGCGCACCAATGGTTCGGCAATCTCGTCACCATGGCCTGGTGGGACGACCTATGGTTGAACGAAGGGTTCGCGAGCTGGATGGCGACCCGCGCGACCCAGCATTTCCATCCTGACTGGGGCGCGGACGTCGATCGCGTCGCTTCCCGCGAAGAGGCGATGGCGCTGGACGCGATCAAGTCGACGCACCCGATCGTCCAGCAGATCCGGACCGTCGAGCAGGCCAATCAGGCGTTCGACAACATCACCTATGAAAAGGGCCAGTCCGTCATCACAATGCTGGAAGGGTTCGCCGGCGCTGACATCTGGCAGGCCGGCATCCAGGCCTATATGAAGCGGCACGCTTACCAGAACACGCGCACTGCCGACTTGTGGGCAGCAGTCGAAGGCGCCGGGGCCAAGGGGCTGACCCAGGTCGCCAACGACTTCACCAATCAGCCCGGTATCCCGTTGATCACGGTGGGACCGGCGCGCTGCGTCGGCGGGCGCACTGTGGCCACACTGACCCAGACTCAATTTGCCGGGGACGATCGCGCGCGGGTTAGTACCCCGCTGCGCTGGCACGTCCCCGTTCGGGCTAGTGCAGGAGGCAAGGTCGCGCAGATCATCACTGCGGGGCCGACCAACACGATCGAGGTGGAAGGCTGCGGACCCTTGCTGATCAATCCGGGACAGACCGGCTATTTCCGTACCTTGTACCAGCCTCAGCAAGCGGCGGCTCTGATTGGGCGGTTCGGAGCGCTCGGCCCGGTCGATCAGTTCGGCCTGATGACCGAGCAACTGGTACTTTCAAGCGCCGGTTACCAGCCGATGTCGGTCGGCCTGGATGCGATTGCCGCCGTACCGGCGACCGGCAACGCCAAGGTGGTCAACGAAGCGGTGAGCCGGTGGAATGACTTGTACGATGAGCTTGAGGGGCAGCCGGCCCTGCAGCAGGCGATCGCTAGCCGCATGGTTCGCACCTACGGCCCGCGGCTCCAGCAGCTTGGCTTCGCGCCTCGGGCGGGCGAGTCCCCGATCGAAACCCTGCTTCGGCCGACCTTGATCGGGAGGCTTGGCAAGTACGGCGACCCCGCCGTCAAAGCGGAAGGCAAAAGACTGTTCACGGCCTGGCAGTCGAACCCGGACGCTATTCCAGGCTCGCTGAAAGGCAGCTGGCTCGGCGTCGTCGCCGACAATGCCGACGCCGCGACATGGGATGCGCTTCATCGCAGTGCCCAACGGGCCAGTGGTGCGGTGGAGCGGTCGACATTGTACGAGTTGCTGGGGCGCGCCCGGAACGAAGCTCTGGCGCGCCGGGCACTGGAACTCGCCCTTACCGATGAACCGGGCAAGACGGTCAGCGCTTCGATCATCCGGTCCGTGGCAGCGGTTCACCCGAAGATGGCGATCGAGTTCGTTCTCGCGCACCTCGCGCAAGTTAACGAGCTCGTCGACATTTCGGGGCGGTCGCGGTTCATGCAGCGGCTCGTCGGGGACAGCAGCGACGCCAGCCTGATCCCAATCCTGGAAAGCTATGCCAACGCCAATCTTGCAGCAACCGATCGGGCGCCGATCAACCAGGCGATCGATACCATCAGATTGCTGTCTGCGCGGCAAAGCAGGATGCGCTCCGAGGTAGGCGCGTGGCTTGCCGGCCGTTCGTCTTAAGCGTCAATCGTCAGCGAGGCCCAGCATTGCGCAGTAATGGCGGCAGGCCCGCAGATGAGCGACCCGCTCGCGTTCGCTTCTGGCGTTCTCGGCCAGCAGCAACGCGCGCTTCAGGCGGTCCATCAGGTAGATGCGATAGCCGGAGTCGCCTCTTTCGGATCGAGCAGTCGGCATTACCAACCCCCACCAAGCCATCAGGAAAGTGCCTGAAGATCAGCTACTTACGCTATGTTAGCTGGGGCCGGACTGAATAATCGAGTCATCGCTCGTTCAACGACTCGCGGGCTGCCGTGTTGGCGCATCGGCTTGAACGGCCGGCAAAAATCTGTATAGGCGCGGTTCGCTCCCGGCTTGCCGGGCGCACCGTCCGAGACAGCTGCTGAGGGCTCCCCTCTTAATCCGCAGCCTAGACGGGGACAGGAATCATTCGGCGGACTTCAGGTCTGCCGTCGTGCGTTGCATGTGCAGCGCTTCGATCTCCAACCCCACGGACATACGTTCTCGTCGCGGCTTGCTGCGCCGAGTTTTTGAAGTCTCGGCCAAAGTACCACTTTGGCCGAAAACATGGAGTTGGCATGGATCGTTCGCAAAAAGCCGATCTGGTTGCCGAGCTGAAGAGCGTCTTCTCCGAGACCAGCGTGGTGGTTGTCACCCGCAATCTCGGGCTTTCGGTGGCCCAGTCTACCGACCTGCGCCTGAAGATGCGCGATGCCGGGGCCCAGTTCAAAGTTGCGAAGAACCGGCTTGCACTCATCGCGCTGGATGGCTCGCGCTATCAGCCGATCGGGGACCTTCTGAAGGGCCCGACCGCGCTGGCGACCTCCATCGATCCCGTGGCCGCCGCCAAGGTGGCCGTGGACTTCGCCAAGACGACCGACAAGTTCGAGATCGTCGGCGGCGCGATGGGCGACACCGTGCTCGACGTGAACGGGATCAAGGCGCTCGCCGAACTCCCGTCGCTCGACGAAATGCGTGGGACGCTGATCGGCCTTATCCAGGCCCCGGCGACCAAGATCGCGCGGACCGTCGCCGAGCCCGGTGCACAGCTTGCACGGATCTTCCAGGCTTATGCTTCCAAGGAAGCCGCATAAGCCCCTTCGTTTTCAACGCACGACAATTGGGCACGATTGCCCGCACAGGAGTAACAAATGGCTGACATCAATGCGCTGGTTGACCAGCTTTCCGAACTGACCGTCCTCGAGGCGGCCGAGCTCGCCAAGGCCCTCGAAGAGAAGTGGGGCGTTTCTGCTGCCGCCGCCGTTGCGGTTGCCGGTCCGGCTGCCGGCGGCGCTGCTGCCCCGGCTGCTGAAGAGAAGACCGAGTTCGACGTGATCCTCACCGGCGACGGTGGCAAGAAGATCAACGTCATCAAGGAAGTCCGCGCGATCACCGGCCTGGGCCTCGGCGAGGCCAAGGCGCTCGTCGAGTCGGCTCCGAAGCCGATCAAGGAAGGCGTCAACAAGGACGAAGCCGAGAAGATCAAGAAGCAGATCGAGGAAGCCGGCGGCACCATCGAACTCAAGTAAGCTTCGCTTACGCGAAAAGCTTCTTCGCTTTCTCAGCGACGAAACAGGAAGGGCGGCCTCGCGAGGGGCCGCCCTTTTCGTTTTCAGATGTTCCACTGACCCAGCACTGCTAAAGGACGATCGAGAGGTTTAACGAAGTGCGCGTCGCTCATCCATTGCTCAAGCTTCCGTTTAAATTCTGCGCGGAGACCCTGGCGCGCGAAGTTGCCGCTTTGCCCAAGGACGCCTGGGTTGAACATCCTTCCAAAATCGACGGCAATCTGGCCGTACGGCTCGTAAGTCCGGGAGGTGCGCATACAGACGACTGGGTCGGCGCCATGGCGCCAACGCCGTTCCTCCAGCAGACGCCTTATATTCGTCAGATCATGGAAGCGCTCGATGCGCCGTGGGGACGAAGCCGGCTCATGGGTCTCGAAGCTGGCGCGACCGTACCGCACCATGTCGACGTCCATTATTACTGGCGGACGCACCTGCGGATCCACGTTCCAATCGTCACCAACCCTGGGGTGGAATTCACCTGCGACGGCACGACGGTGCACATGGCCGCTGGGGAGTGCTGGCTGCTCGATTCCTTCTTTCCTCATTCGGTTGAGAACCGGGGCGAGGATTTGCGTATCCACCTGGTTCTCGACACGGTCGGCAGCAGCGCTCTTTGGGACCTGATCGACGCCGCGGCAACCGGCGCGAGCCAGCCGACGCTGGTGGCGCCGGGCGGCGCAGGTGCAAAGCCCTTGCTGTTTGAACAAGTCAACGCGCCCGAGGTGATGTCGCCGTGGGAGATCAAGTCCCACATCGCCTATATTTTCGACTGGATGGATGATGATCCGAAGCTCACCCCGGTTCAGCAAATCCTTGATCGTTTCGTGACCGGATGGGCTGGCGTTTGGGCTGTCTACGGTACCAACGACAGTGGCATCGTTGCCTATCTTCGGCTGATCAAGGAAGTGCGGGAGCAGCTTGCTCGGTCCGGCGGCAAGGAGCTGATGATGCGTAATGGCTGGCCCATGCTCGACTCGCTGCAACGTTACGTTCTTGGCAATGCAGTGCTGCCCGCGAAGGTGCAGCGGTTCGTGGCCGCCGCCCGCGCGGCGCAGCAGGCCGCGACCGCATGAGTTCGCCGTCGTACCGCGACTTGATCAAGGATCCGATCTTCGCCGTCAGCACTCCGCGGTCTGGCTCAACCCTATTGTTCGAGACGCTCGCAAAGGCACGGGGTCTGTTCACACCTGGTGGGGAAAGCCACAGCCGAATTGAAAAGGTCGCGAATTTCCATCCCGCGGCACGGAACTGGACGTCGAACCGACTGACACAGGACGACGCTACGAATAGCAACGTCGAGCAATTGGCGGAGCTATTCTATCGTGACCTGCGCGAAGCCGAGGGTGAACTTCCCGAGGGGGCTGTTCGGATGCTCGAGAAGACCCCGAAGAACTCGCTTCGGATCCCCTTCTTCTCGGCGGCATGGCCATCCGCAACCTTTGTCTACCTGTACCGTGATCCGCGGGCTACCTTGGCCAGCATGGCGGAAGCCTGGGCTACAGGACGGTTCACCACATATCCGCAGCTGCCAGGATGGACAGGACTTCCCTGGTCGCTGTTGCTGGTTCCAGGTTGGAGAGACCTGATCGGCAAGCCGCTAATGGAAGTTGTTGCCGCCCAATGGGCGCGGACCACCGAGATCATCCTCGACGATCTTGCCAACCAGTCGAATGTGGTCGCGATCGCTTACGACGATCTCATCGCCGATCCGAACGGATTGTTGAGCAGGCTGACCAGCAGGCTCGGTATCGATTGGGACGTCCGGCTTCCGGACGAACTGCCTTATTCGAAAATGACCTATTCGAAGCCGTCAGCTGAAAAATGGCGGCGGCTTGAAGACAAGATCTCCGCGGTGCTTCCGATCGTTGCGGCCGCCGATGAACGCGCCCGCCGCTTCTCCGATGAGGTCGGGTTAAGAGTTTAGGCGCATCCGGATCGGACGAAGTTGCAGGCGATCGGCAATCATCATGGGTTCAGCCATGGCGCATGCTTTCGCTCATCGTTGCTGCAACCCTGCTTCCTCAAAAGGTGACCGCCACGGCGACGATCCGGATTATGCAGCAGGCGCGTGCGAGCGAGGAAAGCTGGTGGTCGGCGCCCCAGCGCACCGAGCGGTCACTCCGCGACGAGGCCGGACGATTGGTCCGGCTCCGTCTGGTTGAGCATGAGTGAGCGCTAGAGCGCCTGCCCCGCCGCCCAGCCGCTCGCCCACGCCCACTGGAAGTTGTACCCGCCGAGCCAGCCGGTGACGTCCACCGCCTCGCCGATGGCGTACAGCCCGGGGACCGAGCGAGCTTCCATCGTTTGCGACGACAGGCCGGCAGTTGCGATGCCGCCGACGGTGACTTCGGCCTTGGCAAACCCCTCCGTGCCGGTTGGGCGAAAGCGCCAGTCGCCCAGCTGCGCCTCGGCATGCATCAGCTTGCGGTCGGGCAGGTTGGCAAGGTCGCCATCGATGCCAAGCCGGTCCACCAACGTCGTCGCCAGCCGTTCGGGAAGCATGGTGCCGAGAAAGCCGCGCAAGCGGGTGCGGGGCCGTTCGCGTTTCGCAGCCAGGAGCCATCCCGAAACGGCATTCGGGAGGAAGTCGACGCCCACCTCCTCGCCCGGTCGCCAGTAGGATGAGACCTGAAGTATCGCCGGGCCGGACAGGCCGCGATGGGTGAACAATGCCGCCTCGCGGAAGCTCGCCTTCCCTGCGTGGGCGACGACCTCGGTGGTGACGCCCGACAACTCGCGAAACAAAATTTGATCACCACCAAGCGTCAGCGGCACCAGCGCCGGCCGGGGTTCGACCACCTTGAGGCCGAACCGTCGGGCGAGATCATA encodes:
- a CDS encoding sugar ABC transporter substrate-binding protein, whose translation is MTRAPSSAAQWRVFTRLHMRVAALALLAVAPPSAAREPGNGITRPVVLPPFDPAARACTRPRGLRNELVFVQDNEREFVQGIARGLAVAASDRGLAYRVVRSNNNAALMIRQVNGLNAQKAGAIVVAPIDPPSLSPSLRRAIRGGAYVGAIVPPPATTILNAPQYQTGKVLAEAAAAHIRTRLGGKAKVVLLTHDNLQFLAPRFTAMRDTLRRLPGVTIVADISPVTVDRAGGHRTMKMILLAHPRVDVVLGADTVVLGALDALRQARKARPDQFLGGIDGERAAVAELKKAGSPYKASISLASPIFGYAMGRFASDWLSGKSVPQAMDILPKALTIANIAQYERDVADPRAVYADPRRRYSYLRMYGNICSDTRDRYLNFPWSSERK
- a CDS encoding restriction endonuclease yields the protein MTHLAISLIEKRLKDAFPGIAFEVHGTPKDLASAQDLAIRDKYQFQWWAVSMVDALPFGGKKKGADGGIDGIIYFKPDGKRTEKALVSVKGGNNVSVNMIRDLHSAMEREKAPIGVFITAVNPTRPMETEAAAVGRFTDEWGRTYPKLQIITLAELFQGKKPDIPFVDPASVKRAKREDESGRKQGSLL
- the rplK gene encoding 50S ribosomal protein L11 — encoded protein: MAKKITGYIKLQVPAGAANPSPPIGPALGQRGVNIMEFCKAFNAATGDQEKGMPIPTVITVYADRSFSFATKTPPASFLLKKAANLKSGSKEPGKVSAGTIKRSKLAEIAETKMKDLNANDIEAATKIIEGSARAMGLQVVEG
- the rplA gene encoding 50S ribosomal protein L1; protein product: MAKLTKKQKNQASAVDRDKLYGVDEALGIVKANATSKFDETVEVALNLGVDPRHADQMVRGVVNLPKGTGKTVRVAVFAKGAKAEEATKAGADVVGAEDLMETIQGGTIDFDRVIATPDMMGVVGRLGKVLGPKGLMPNPKLGTVTMDVTKAVTDAKSGQIEFRVEKAGIIHAGIGKASFPAEDLKANYDAFVDAILKAKPTGSKGKYLKKASISSTMGPGVKVEIGEIAGA
- a CDS encoding outer membrane beta-barrel protein codes for the protein MKKFLLAAAATAALAAPAAARDGSPYVGIEGGLLLPRDVNGDAFVDNVRTVGAGADFSDGGAFEHNLKRGWDVDVIGGYDFGAFRLEGELGWKRAKREGLNPDGSFLGSLNTGLNRPSVAPDPGAPGLAAFTADDFDDVDGKVSVRSAMVNALVDFGADDGLSFYGGVGAGRAWAKALNDSDSAWAFQGILGLRTAVSENIDLGLKYRYFRTGRMGFVGGPITLAGNPDSVFGGTYSNITPTLNDRFRSHSLLASLTFNFGAPVEPAPVVAAPPPPPAAPATQTCPDGSVVLATDVCPAPPPPPPPAPAPAGERG
- a CDS encoding M1 family metallopeptidase, coding for MTTLMNVRPLLALSVAAAALLAAPQQSAAAPDTVDASLPTQLPREAVPSHYAITVTPNAPKLTFDANVLIDLQVVKPTRSLTLNAADLSFRKVSISGAAQATGRAKTNADAQTATFDFGRTLAPGKYRLAVDYSGKINTQANGLFALDYKNKEGKDARSLFTQFEAPDARRFVPSWDEPDYKATFDLTARVPAAETAVSNMPVATSRTIAGGLKEYRFQTSPVMSSYLLFFAQGDFERIAKKVGDREVGIVVSRGNGDKARYALDAEAQLLPYFDDYFGVPYPLPKLDNVAGPGQSQFFGAMENWGAIFTFEKILLNDPAITTERDRQAIFSVEAHEMAHQWFGNLVTMAWWDDLWLNEGFASWMATRATQHFHPDWGADVDRVASREEAMALDAIKSTHPIVQQIRTVEQANQAFDNITYEKGQSVITMLEGFAGADIWQAGIQAYMKRHAYQNTRTADLWAAVEGAGAKGLTQVANDFTNQPGIPLITVGPARCVGGRTVATLTQTQFAGDDRARVSTPLRWHVPVRASAGGKVAQIITAGPTNTIEVEGCGPLLINPGQTGYFRTLYQPQQAAALIGRFGALGPVDQFGLMTEQLVLSSAGYQPMSVGLDAIAAVPATGNAKVVNEAVSRWNDLYDELEGQPALQQAIASRMVRTYGPRLQQLGFAPRAGESPIETLLRPTLIGRLGKYGDPAVKAEGKRLFTAWQSNPDAIPGSLKGSWLGVVADNADAATWDALHRSAQRASGAVERSTLYELLGRARNEALARRALELALTDEPGKTVSASIIRSVAAVHPKMAIEFVLAHLAQVNELVDISGRSRFMQRLVGDSSDASLIPILESYANANLAATDRAPINQAIDTIRLLSARQSRMRSEVGAWLAGRSS
- the rplJ gene encoding 50S ribosomal protein L10, whose translation is MDRSQKADLVAELKSVFSETSVVVVTRNLGLSVAQSTDLRLKMRDAGAQFKVAKNRLALIALDGSRYQPIGDLLKGPTALATSIDPVAAAKVAVDFAKTTDKFEIVGGAMGDTVLDVNGIKALAELPSLDEMRGTLIGLIQAPATKIARTVAEPGAQLARIFQAYASKEAA